The Pristiophorus japonicus isolate sPriJap1 unplaced genomic scaffold, sPriJap1.hap1 HAP1_SCAFFOLD_141, whole genome shotgun sequence genome includes a region encoding these proteins:
- the LOC139242649 gene encoding probable G-protein coupled receptor 139: VTIMILSRGKCGLSKCVTRYLVAMATADLLVVILDLILRHIPIRYEEQFIFVYSIPLCNIHAVLLYAATDCSVWFTVTFTFDRFVAICCQKLKTKYCTERTAAVVLGTVTVLSCLKNIPWYFMFSGWYVLGNNPWFCDVYYTNYASLGWAVFELLHYILTPCVPFILILLLNALTVRHILMASRARRRLRGHSSGESPRDPEMESRRKSMILLFVISGNFILLWAIYMVVLVANRIGWITRHVGIPVFVTELGYMLQQLSCCTNTGIYAVTQTKFREQWKNVLKYPFVVEQLEMYICGLDELHVLMVQHGTI; the protein is encoded by the coding sequence gtgacgataatgatcctgtcccggggaaagtgtggactctccaaatgtgtcactcgttacctggtggccatggcaacagcggatctactggtcgtgatcctggatctgatactgaggcacattccgattcgttatgaggaacagtttatttttgtgtattccatccccctgtgtaatatccacgccgtcctgctctatgcagccacagactgttctgtctggttcaccgtcactttcaccttcgatcgatttgtggccatttgttgccagaagctgaaaactaaatattgcaccgagagaacggcggctgtggttctgggaacagtgactgtgctgagctgtttaaagaaCATACCCTGGTATTTTATGTTCTCAGGTTGGTATGTGCTTGGTAACAACCCCTGGTTTTGTGATGTGTATTACACTAATTATGCATCATTGGGCTGGGCAGTATTCGAACTACTTCATTATATTCtaaccccgtgtgtcccatttattctgatcctgctgctcaatgctctcactgtcagacacattttaatggccagcagagctcgcaggagactccggggtcacagcagtggggagagtcccagagaccccgagatggagagtcgcaggaaatccatgattttattgtttgttatctcggggaatttcatcctgttatgggcaaTATATATGGTGGTTCTTGTGGCAAACCGGATTGGTTGGATTACACGACATGTAGGTATACCTGTGTTTGTAACTGAACTGGGATACATGCTGCAACAGCTGAGTTGCTGTACAAACACTGGGATTTACgccgtgacacagactaagttccgggagcagtggaagaatgtgctgaaatatccctttgtt